The following proteins are co-located in the Streptomyces sp. DT2A-34 genome:
- the moaC gene encoding cyclic pyranopterin monophosphate synthase MoaC, whose product MSTQDPPPQDRLTHIDDAGAARMVDVSGKDVTARTARASGRVLVSPRVIELLRGEGVPKGDALATARIAGIMGAKRTPDLIPLCHPLSVSGVKLDLSVADDAVEIVATVKTTDRTGVEMEALTAVSVAALTVIDMVKAVDKGAVITDVRVEEKTGGKSGDWSRA is encoded by the coding sequence ATGAGCACGCAGGACCCACCCCCGCAGGACCGACTGACGCACATCGACGACGCGGGCGCGGCCCGCATGGTCGACGTCTCCGGCAAGGACGTGACCGCGCGCACCGCCCGTGCCAGCGGCAGGGTCCTCGTCTCACCCCGCGTGATCGAGTTGCTGCGCGGGGAGGGCGTGCCGAAGGGCGACGCCCTGGCCACCGCGCGTATCGCGGGCATCATGGGCGCCAAACGCACCCCGGACCTGATCCCGCTGTGCCACCCGTTGTCGGTGTCCGGTGTGAAACTGGATCTGTCGGTCGCGGACGACGCCGTGGAGATCGTGGCCACCGTGAAGACCACGGACCGCACGGGCGTCGAGATGGAGGCCCTCACCGCGGTCTCCGTCGCCGCGCTCACCGTGATCGACATGGTGAAGGCGGTCGACAAGGGAGCGGTCATCACGGACGTACGGGTCGAGGAGAAGACGGGCGGCAAGTCGGGCGACTGGAGCCGGGCATGA